One Amaranthus tricolor cultivar Red isolate AtriRed21 chromosome 1, ASM2621246v1, whole genome shotgun sequence DNA window includes the following coding sequences:
- the LOC130813764 gene encoding adenylosuccinate synthetase 2, chloroplastic-like, producing MNPSSTLRLDRNPVYITGSTHYKLFQASPFCRQYHLSGTIRKAVQCSSLKSTPVNEVTRDPVSRIDGLSQVSGVLGCQWGDEGKGKLVDILAQHFDVVARCQGGANAGHTIYNSEGKKFALHLVPSGILNEETLCVIGNGVVVHLPGLFKEIDGLESNGVSCDGRILVSDRAHLLFDFHQVVDGLREAELAKSFIGTTKRGIGPAYSSKVIRNGIRVGDLRHMDTFPQKLENLLLDAASRFKDFHYEPGMLKEEVEKYKRFAERLEPFIADTILVMNESISQKKKILVEGGQATMLDIDFGTYPFVTSSSPSAGGICTGLGIAPRVVGDLIGVVKAYTTRVGSGPFPTEILGQSGDLLRFAGQEFGTTTGRPRRCGWLDVVALKFSCDINGFSSMNLTKLDVLSDLPEIHLGVAYKDVDGTPIKSFPGDLRVLERLKVEYEVLPGWQIDISSIRNYADLPLAARRYVERIEELVGVPVHYIGVGPGRDALIYK from the exons ATGAACCCTTCTTCAACCCTGCGACTCGACCGAAATCCGGTATATATCACCGGGTCAACTCATTACAAACTATTCCAGGCATCTCCTTTTTGTCGCCAGTATCATCTTTCTGGAACTATCCGGAAGGCCGTGCAATGTTCTTCTCTCAAATCCACTCCTGTCAATGAGGTGACTCGTGACCCAGTGAGTAGAATCGACGGGCTGAGTCAGGTTTCTGGTGTGTTGGGTTGTCAATGGGGTGATGAGGGTAAAGGCAAACTCGTTGATATTTTGGCTCAACATTTCGATGTTGTCGCCCGTTGTCAG GGAGGAGCAAATGCTGGGCATACCATCTATAATTCTGAGGGGAAAAAGTTTGCCCTTCATTTAGTCCCTTCTGGTATTCTTAATGAGGAAACATTGTGTGTCATTGGAAATGGAGTTGTGGTGCATCTACCTGGACTTTTCAAAGAAATTGATGGCCTCGAATCCAATGGGGTCTCTTGCGACGGCCGTATATTGGTTTCTGATCGTGCTCACTTACTGTTTGACTTCCATCAAGTAGTGGATGGTCTTAGAGAAGCTGAGCTTGCTAAATCCTTCATTGGCACCACAAAGAGAGGCATTGGCCCAGCTTATTCAAGCAAGGTGATTAGGAATGGCATAAGAGTTGGTGATCTTAGACACATGGATACTTTTCCCCAGAAGCTTGAAAATTTATTGTTGGACGCAGCTTCTAGATTTAAAGATTTTCACTACGAGCCAGGAATGCTCAAGGAAGAAGTGGAAAAGTACAAAAGGTTTGCTGAGAGATTAGAGCCGTTCATTGCTGATACTATTCTCGTCATGAATGAATCAATCTCgcagaaaaagaagattttggTTGAAGGTGGTCAGGCTACTATGTTGGATATAGACTTTGGAACCTATCCTTTTGTAACTTCCTCTAGCCCGTCAGCTGGTGGAATCTGTACTGGTCTTGGTATCGCCCCTCGCGTTGTTGGTGATCTTATCGGAGTA GTAAAGGCTTACACCACACGTGTCGGCTCAGGCCCCTTCCCTACGGAGATATTGGGTCAGAGTGGGGATCTGCTTAGGTTTGCTGGTCAAGAGTTTGGCACAACTACTGGCCGTCCTCGTCGCTGTGGCTGGCTTGATGTTGTTGCGTTAAAATTTAGCTGCGATATTAATGGCTTCTCTTCCATGAATCTGACAAAATTAGATGTTCTATCTGATCTTCCTGAGATCCATTTGGGTGTTGCATACAAGGATGTTGATGGAACACCAATCAAATCTTTCCCTGGCGACCTACGTGTTCTTGAACGGTTAAAG GTGGAATACGAGGTTCTACCAGGGTGGCAGATTGATATATCATCAATTAGAAATTATGCCGATCTTCCATTGGCAGCTCGTCGCTATGTTGAACGGATAGAAGAATTAGTTGGCGTACCTGTTCATTACATCGGTGTCGGTCCTGGTCGGGATGCACTCATTTACAAGTAG
- the LOC130826607 gene encoding uncharacterized protein LOC130826607, with amino-acid sequence MEEVGYDSALPWSWVVEALAKSQLVDTTLLYELLSKVPPLLGDSGKQARETAALRCLEGRFGPNLSNEYHVEFDESDVAFDPAESCEAALQRITSGSECTSDEVKWDIQSFINHKKASLPISTLELLKDTILEGIHPVAASLKENFGVDFLDKCLLNLPCDGNDPTSALLRSIEDDYGGKTMPAEENGCLPESNIANQVVQAYLPNGHLLPCSGGISNRCTDHVQEIDAASLEMDNHRPPVKKRRMECGVQSMKQHSVPVASNQMSHGAEDEHCSEDKKGVNDGKSCGKYDEQAKTHVENHDQQPISPNIGDRCYEEIDLAMKSPNFLSSQSAFTRDFLAMTETQPNICMKCNKDGQLLSCSGVSCSLMFHENCLGCSAYFDDQGLFYCPFCAYSRAISEYVRAKEKVSLTRKELSRFIGGRALDRQQHEQKESYKA; translated from the exons ATGGAAGAGGTGGGGTATGATTCTGCACTTCCATGGAGTTGGGTTGTTGAAGCCCTTGCAAAGTCTCAACTAGTGGATACAACTCTTCTTTATG AGTTGCTTTCGAAGGTTCCACCTTTATTGGGTGATTCAGGTAAACAAGCAAGAGAAACTGCTGCTTTGAGGTGCTTGGAGGGGCGCTTCGGTCCTAATCTTTCAAATGAGTATCATGTAGAATTTGATGAGTCGGATGTTGCATTTGATCCGGCAGAAAGTTGTGAAGCTGCCCTTCAGCGCATT ACTTCAGGTTCTGAGTGTACATCAGATGAAGTGAAGTGGGATATACAATCTTTTATCAACCACAAGAAAGCAAGCTTGCCAATATCCACTTTGGAACTG TTGAAGGATACAATTCTTGAAGGCATCCATCCAGTTGCTGCATCCTTGAAGGAAAATTTTGGAGTTGattttttggataaatgtttattaaatttgCCCTGTGATGGTAATGATCCTACATCCGCGCTGTTAAGGAGCATTGAAGATGATTATGGTGGTAAAACCATGCCTGCAGAAGAAAATGGCTGTTTACCTGAATCTAATATTGCCAACCAGGTAGTGCAAGCGTATCTTCCAAATGGACATTTATTGCCCTGTTCGGGGGGTATAAGTAATCGCTGTACTGATCATGTGCAAGAGATTGATGCTGCTTCACTCGAAATGGACAATCACCGCCCACCTGTAAAGAAGCGTAGAATGGAGTGTGGCGTACAGTCTATGAAGCAGCATTCAGTTCCTGTTGCTAGCAATCAAATGTCTCATGGTGCGGAAGATGAACACTGTTCTGAAGACAAAAAAGGAGTAAATGATGGGAAATCATGTGGGAAATATGATGAGCAGGCAAAAACCCATGTGGAAAATCATGATCAGCAACCAATTTCACCTAATATAGGTGACCGTTGTTATGAAGAGATTGATCTTGCAATGAAAAGCCCGAACTTCTTGAGTTCTCAGAGTGCCTTCACCCGGGACTTCCTTGCAATGACAGAGACGCAGCCAAATATCTGTATGAAGTGTAATAAAGATGGCCAACTGTTATCTTGTAGTGGTGTTAGCTGTTCCTTAATGTTTCATGAGAACTGCTTGGGTTGCTCAGCCTACTTTGATGATCAAGGATTGTTTTACTGTCCATTCTGTGCATATTCGCGTGCTATCTCCGAGTATGTTAGAGCCAAAGAAAAGGTTTCTTTAACAAGGAAAGAGCTATCTCGATTTATCGGAGGGAGGGCCCTTGACCGACAACAGCATGAGCAAAAAGAAAGCTACAAGGCGTAA
- the LOC130823384 gene encoding uncharacterized protein LOC130823384 isoform X2, producing MEEVVSDSALPWSWVVEALAKSQLVDASLLNELLSKVPPLLGNSGKQAKEAAALRCLEEHFGPNLSSENHEVCDESKVRFDTAESCETALRHMTSCFEGASNELKWDIRSFINHKKASLPRSTLELLKDTISEGTHPIVASLKQNLERDFSDQCFLKIPLNDNQCPPAKKRKMNSECGIQSKQQHSVAVGSNQICKDTEDGHHHEVINYEVNKKTFEKDDEQTKTYVENHDQQSISPNIGDCCHEEIDLEMKSPNFLSSLSAFTRDFLAMTEAQPNICMKCNKDGQLLSCSGSCSLMFHESCLGCSASFDDQGKFYCPFCAYSHAISEYVRAKEKVFSTRKELSRFIGGRTLDQPQHNGNTSSGGNVNQDRHMNADQTTKVKEGANNATQVTDPYQSNLKDRKGAEIVTHHLRGPEGIWNYRQDDRCCDGATFSGNIEQFLDGTLKFLELKRKNDTRCKIAKLRVDASHESICNLDELTQDERNCRTISLLSPIPLSAIPARRKKVPWTAEEEDMLMKAVNIFAKGDDRVVPWKVILQCGGSVFQPGRTAVDLKDKWRNLSRKMAAKQT from the exons atggAAGAGGTGGTGTCTGATTCTGCACTTCCATGGAGTTGGGTTGTTGAAGCCTTAGCAAAGTCTCAACTAGTGGATGCATCTCTTTTAAATG AGTTGCTTTCAAAGGTACCACCGTTATTGGGTAATTCGGGAAAACAGGCAAAAGAAGCTGCTGCTTTGAGGTGCTTGGAAGAGCACTTTGGTCCTAATTTATCAAGTGAGAATCATGAAGTATGTGATGAGTCGAAAGTTAGGTTTGATACAGCTGAAAGCTGTGAAACAGCCCTTCGGCACATG ACTTCATGTTTTGAGGGTGCATCTAATGAGCTGAAATGGGATATACGGTCTTTTATCAACCACAAGAAAGCAAGCTTGCCTAGATCCACTCTGGAATTG TTGAAGGATACAATTTCAGAAGGCACTCATCCAATTGTTGCATCATTGAAGCAAAATCTTGAACGTGATTTTTCAGACCaatgttttctaaaaattcccTTAAATGATAATCAATGCCCACCTGCAAAGAAGCGAAAAATGAACTCGGAATGTGGCATACAATCTAAGCAACAGCATTCAGTTGCTGTTGGTAGCAATCAAATCTGTAAGGATACAGAAGATGGGCATCATCATGAAGTTATAAACTACGAAGTAAATAAGAAAACATTTGAGAAAGATGATGAGCAGACAAAAACCTATGTGGAAAATCATGATCAGCAATCAATTTCACCTAATATAGGTGACTGTTGTCATGAAGAGATTGACCTTGAAATGAAAAGCCCAAACTTCTTGAGTTCTCTTAGTGCCTTCACCAGAGACTTCCTTGCAATGACTGAGGCGCAACCAAATATCTGTATGAAGTGTAATAAGGATGGCCAACTTTTATCTTGTAGCGGTAGCTGTTCCTTGATGTTTCATGAAAGCTGCTTGGGTTGTTCAGCCAGCTTTgatgatcaaggaaaattttactGTCCATTCTGTGCATATTCCCATGCTATTTCTGAGTATGTTAGAGCCAAAGAAAAGGTTTTTTCAACAAGGAAAGAGCTATCTCGATTTATTGGAGGGAGGACACTTGACCAACCACAGCATAATGGCAATACATCATCAGGGGGAAATGTCAACCAAGATAGACATATGAATGCCGATCAAACAACTAAAGTGAAGGAAGGTGCTAATAATGCAACTCAAGTAACTGATCCCTATCAGAGTAATTTGAAAG ACAGAAAAGGTGCTGAAATTGTCACCCATCATTTAAGAGGTCCAGAAGGAATCTGGAATTACAGACAGGATGATCGTTGTTGTGATGGTGCCACTTTTTCTGGTAATATTGAACAGTTCTTGGATGGAACTTTGAAATTCTTGGAactaaaaaggaaaaatgaCACAAGGTGTAAAATTGCCAAGCTTCGTGTAGATGCTTCCCATGAATCAATTTGTAATTTAGATGAATTAACACAAGATGAAAGGAATTGCCGCACCATTTCATTATTGTCCCCTATACCATTGAG TGCAATCCCAGCTAGACGGAAGAAGGTTCCATGGACAGCAGAGGAAGAAGATATGTTAATG AAAGCCGTAAATATATTTGCCAAAGGGGATGACCGAGTGGTTCCATGGAAAGTTATATTGCAATGCGGAGGATCTGTGTTTCAGCCAGGTAGAACAGCCGTAGACCTCAAAGACAAATGGAGGAATTTAAGCCGAAAAATGGCCGCAAAGCAAActtaa
- the LOC130823384 gene encoding uncharacterized protein LOC130823384 isoform X1, with the protein MEEVVSDSALPWSWVVEALAKSQLVDASLLNELLSKVPPLLGNSGKQAKEAAALRCLEEHFGPNLSSENHEVCDESKVRFDTAESCETALRHMTSCFEGASNELKWDIRSFINHKKASLPRSTLELLKDTISEGTHPIVASLKQNLERDFSDQCFLKIPLNDNQCPPAKKRKMNSECGIQSKQQHSVAVGSNQICKDTEDGHHHEVINYEVNKKTFEKDDEQTKTYVENHDQQSISPNIGDCCHEEIDLEMKSPNFLSSLSAFTRDFLAMTEAQPNICMKCNKDGQLLSCSGSCSLMFHESCLGCSASFDDQGKFYCPFCAYSHAISEYVRAKEKVFSTRKELSRFIGGRTLDQPQHNGNTSSGGNVNQDRHMNADQTTKVKEGANNATQVTDPYQSNLKGKQFDLSHSTACLDTNRLVLATSQHISFEDRKGAEIVTHHLRGPEGIWNYRQDDRCCDGATFSGNIEQFLDGTLKFLELKRKNDTRCKIAKLRVDASHESICNLDELTQDERNCRTISLLSPIPLSAIPARRKKVPWTAEEEDMLMKAVNIFAKGDDRVVPWKVILQCGGSVFQPGRTAVDLKDKWRNLSRKMAAKQT; encoded by the exons atggAAGAGGTGGTGTCTGATTCTGCACTTCCATGGAGTTGGGTTGTTGAAGCCTTAGCAAAGTCTCAACTAGTGGATGCATCTCTTTTAAATG AGTTGCTTTCAAAGGTACCACCGTTATTGGGTAATTCGGGAAAACAGGCAAAAGAAGCTGCTGCTTTGAGGTGCTTGGAAGAGCACTTTGGTCCTAATTTATCAAGTGAGAATCATGAAGTATGTGATGAGTCGAAAGTTAGGTTTGATACAGCTGAAAGCTGTGAAACAGCCCTTCGGCACATG ACTTCATGTTTTGAGGGTGCATCTAATGAGCTGAAATGGGATATACGGTCTTTTATCAACCACAAGAAAGCAAGCTTGCCTAGATCCACTCTGGAATTG TTGAAGGATACAATTTCAGAAGGCACTCATCCAATTGTTGCATCATTGAAGCAAAATCTTGAACGTGATTTTTCAGACCaatgttttctaaaaattcccTTAAATGATAATCAATGCCCACCTGCAAAGAAGCGAAAAATGAACTCGGAATGTGGCATACAATCTAAGCAACAGCATTCAGTTGCTGTTGGTAGCAATCAAATCTGTAAGGATACAGAAGATGGGCATCATCATGAAGTTATAAACTACGAAGTAAATAAGAAAACATTTGAGAAAGATGATGAGCAGACAAAAACCTATGTGGAAAATCATGATCAGCAATCAATTTCACCTAATATAGGTGACTGTTGTCATGAAGAGATTGACCTTGAAATGAAAAGCCCAAACTTCTTGAGTTCTCTTAGTGCCTTCACCAGAGACTTCCTTGCAATGACTGAGGCGCAACCAAATATCTGTATGAAGTGTAATAAGGATGGCCAACTTTTATCTTGTAGCGGTAGCTGTTCCTTGATGTTTCATGAAAGCTGCTTGGGTTGTTCAGCCAGCTTTgatgatcaaggaaaattttactGTCCATTCTGTGCATATTCCCATGCTATTTCTGAGTATGTTAGAGCCAAAGAAAAGGTTTTTTCAACAAGGAAAGAGCTATCTCGATTTATTGGAGGGAGGACACTTGACCAACCACAGCATAATGGCAATACATCATCAGGGGGAAATGTCAACCAAGATAGACATATGAATGCCGATCAAACAACTAAAGTGAAGGAAGGTGCTAATAATGCAACTCAAGTAACTGATCCCTATCAGAGTAATTTGAAAGGTAAACAGTTCGACCTTTCACACTCAACTGCCTGCTTggatacaaatagattggtacTTGCTACAAGCCAACATATTTCTTTTGAAGACAGAAAAGGTGCTGAAATTGTCACCCATCATTTAAGAGGTCCAGAAGGAATCTGGAATTACAGACAGGATGATCGTTGTTGTGATGGTGCCACTTTTTCTGGTAATATTGAACAGTTCTTGGATGGAACTTTGAAATTCTTGGAactaaaaaggaaaaatgaCACAAGGTGTAAAATTGCCAAGCTTCGTGTAGATGCTTCCCATGAATCAATTTGTAATTTAGATGAATTAACACAAGATGAAAGGAATTGCCGCACCATTTCATTATTGTCCCCTATACCATTGAG TGCAATCCCAGCTAGACGGAAGAAGGTTCCATGGACAGCAGAGGAAGAAGATATGTTAATG AAAGCCGTAAATATATTTGCCAAAGGGGATGACCGAGTGGTTCCATGGAAAGTTATATTGCAATGCGGAGGATCTGTGTTTCAGCCAGGTAGAACAGCCGTAGACCTCAAAGACAAATGGAGGAATTTAAGCCGAAAAATGGCCGCAAAGCAAActtaa
- the LOC130823384 gene encoding uncharacterized protein LOC130823384 isoform X3 produces MEEVVSDSALPWSWVVEALAKSQLVDASLLNELLSKVPPLLGNSGKQAKEAAALRCLEEHFGPNLSSENHEVCDESKVRFDTAESCETALRHMTSCFEGASNELKWDIRSFINHKKASLPRSTLELLKDTISEGTHPIVASLKQNLERDFSDQCFLKIPLNDNQCPPAKKRKMNSECGIQSKQQHSVAVGSNQICKDTEDGHHHEVINYEVNKKTFEKDDEQTKTYVENHDQQSISPNIGDCCHEEIDLEMKSPNFLSSLSAFTRDFLAMTEAQPNICMKCNKDGQLLSCSGSCSLMFHESCLGCSASFDDQGKFYCPFCAYSHAISEYVRAKEKVFSTRKELSRFIGGRTLDQPQHNGNTSSGGNVNQDRHMNADQTTKVKEGANNATQVTDPYQSNLKGKQFDLSHSTACLDTNRLVLATSQHISFEDRKGAEIVTHHLRGPEGIWNYRQDDRCCDGATFSGNIEQFLDGTLKFLELKRKNDTRCKIAKLRVDASHESICNLDELTQDERNCRTISLLSPIPLSAIPARRKKVPWTAEEEDMLMY; encoded by the exons atggAAGAGGTGGTGTCTGATTCTGCACTTCCATGGAGTTGGGTTGTTGAAGCCTTAGCAAAGTCTCAACTAGTGGATGCATCTCTTTTAAATG AGTTGCTTTCAAAGGTACCACCGTTATTGGGTAATTCGGGAAAACAGGCAAAAGAAGCTGCTGCTTTGAGGTGCTTGGAAGAGCACTTTGGTCCTAATTTATCAAGTGAGAATCATGAAGTATGTGATGAGTCGAAAGTTAGGTTTGATACAGCTGAAAGCTGTGAAACAGCCCTTCGGCACATG ACTTCATGTTTTGAGGGTGCATCTAATGAGCTGAAATGGGATATACGGTCTTTTATCAACCACAAGAAAGCAAGCTTGCCTAGATCCACTCTGGAATTG TTGAAGGATACAATTTCAGAAGGCACTCATCCAATTGTTGCATCATTGAAGCAAAATCTTGAACGTGATTTTTCAGACCaatgttttctaaaaattcccTTAAATGATAATCAATGCCCACCTGCAAAGAAGCGAAAAATGAACTCGGAATGTGGCATACAATCTAAGCAACAGCATTCAGTTGCTGTTGGTAGCAATCAAATCTGTAAGGATACAGAAGATGGGCATCATCATGAAGTTATAAACTACGAAGTAAATAAGAAAACATTTGAGAAAGATGATGAGCAGACAAAAACCTATGTGGAAAATCATGATCAGCAATCAATTTCACCTAATATAGGTGACTGTTGTCATGAAGAGATTGACCTTGAAATGAAAAGCCCAAACTTCTTGAGTTCTCTTAGTGCCTTCACCAGAGACTTCCTTGCAATGACTGAGGCGCAACCAAATATCTGTATGAAGTGTAATAAGGATGGCCAACTTTTATCTTGTAGCGGTAGCTGTTCCTTGATGTTTCATGAAAGCTGCTTGGGTTGTTCAGCCAGCTTTgatgatcaaggaaaattttactGTCCATTCTGTGCATATTCCCATGCTATTTCTGAGTATGTTAGAGCCAAAGAAAAGGTTTTTTCAACAAGGAAAGAGCTATCTCGATTTATTGGAGGGAGGACACTTGACCAACCACAGCATAATGGCAATACATCATCAGGGGGAAATGTCAACCAAGATAGACATATGAATGCCGATCAAACAACTAAAGTGAAGGAAGGTGCTAATAATGCAACTCAAGTAACTGATCCCTATCAGAGTAATTTGAAAGGTAAACAGTTCGACCTTTCACACTCAACTGCCTGCTTggatacaaatagattggtacTTGCTACAAGCCAACATATTTCTTTTGAAGACAGAAAAGGTGCTGAAATTGTCACCCATCATTTAAGAGGTCCAGAAGGAATCTGGAATTACAGACAGGATGATCGTTGTTGTGATGGTGCCACTTTTTCTGGTAATATTGAACAGTTCTTGGATGGAACTTTGAAATTCTTGGAactaaaaaggaaaaatgaCACAAGGTGTAAAATTGCCAAGCTTCGTGTAGATGCTTCCCATGAATCAATTTGTAATTTAGATGAATTAACACAAGATGAAAGGAATTGCCGCACCATTTCATTATTGTCCCCTATACCATTGAG TGCAATCCCAGCTAGACGGAAGAAGGTTCCATGGACAGCAGAGGAAGAAGATATGTTAATG TATTAA